The Anabaena sp. PCC 7108 region GATTAACGAAAAACCTTGACATGGTGGACTACCAAAAACTACATCAATTTCGTGATTACCGATTTCAGAATTATTTCTAATTTCTTCCCCTGTCATGTCTTCGACGCTTTTACATAATACCGTCCAAAAGGGAAAATTAAATTTATGAACTGCACAATGAATTGGGTCTAATTCTACAGCAGCAAGGACATCAAAACCAGCTTGTTCAAAGCCTAGAGTCATACCTCCTGCACCTGCAAATAAATCAACTGCAATTGGTCGTTTTTTAAGCATTTCACTTCTTACCTGTCACCTATTTTTTCATGGACAAAATCTCTTTTGCAGCGCGATCGCATACTCCCACTTCTCCCAAACATCGCCGCATTTCCTGATAATCTGCCAAAGTTTGCTGTCTGCGCTCAGGATTTAATAACAATTCCATCGCTGCTTGCGTAATATTCTCGGCTGTGGCTTGCTCTTGTAATAATTCTGGCACAATTTCCCGCATCACAACTAAATTCACTGGGGAAGCAAAGGGAATGGAACCTTTAAGAACATTACGCGCAATCCAAGCAGTAATGGTATTGAGACGATAAACAACTACTTGCGGTACATTTAACAAAGCTAACTCTAAATTGACAGTTCCAGATTTAGTAATTGCAAAATCAGCCGCTGCAAAAACTTCCTGTTGTTGACCTGATACAACTGTAGCGTTTAACCCATAATCTTGAATGGCTTTCTCAATAGGTTGTCTAAATATTTCCAAAGATAGAGGAATCCAAAAATGGGTTTCTGGTAATTTAGATTGTATATTTTGAGCAGCTTGGAAAATTATTGGTAATAGATATTTTAATTCTTGTTGACGAGAAGCTGGCAAAAGAGCAACAGAAATTTGTTCCGGTTTAATCCCCAAACTTATCCGCGCTGCTTCCCGACTAGGAGTATTTTCCAGCCGATCAATTAATGGATGACCTACCCAATTAACGTTAGCCCCTTTCTCCTGATAATAACGAGCTTCTTCGGGAAAAATTGCCAATAGCTTATCAGTAAAGCTGACAATTCGTTTCGTTCTTTCAAA contains the following coding sequences:
- the lpxB gene encoding lipid-A-disaccharide synthase, with product MRIFISTGEVSGDLQGSLLIAALQRQVADAGLKLEIVALGGEKMAAAGATILGNTSGIGSMGIIEALPFFIPTVQVQRQAIAYLKQNPPDLVVLIDYMTPNIGIGSYMEQHFSDVPIVYYIAPQEWVWSTSFERTKRIVSFTDKLLAIFPEEARYYQEKGANVNWVGHPLIDRLENTPSREAARISLGIKPEQISVALLPASRQQELKYLLPIIFQAAQNIQSKLPETHFWIPLSLEIFRQPIEKAIQDYGLNATVVSGQQQEVFAAADFAITKSGTVNLELALLNVPQVVVYRLNTITAWIARNVLKGSIPFASPVNLVVMREIVPELLQEQATAENITQAAMELLLNPERRQQTLADYQEMRRCLGEVGVCDRAAKEILSMKK